Proteins encoded within one genomic window of Synechococcus sp. PCC 7335:
- a CDS encoding ABC transporter permease → MAIAPPPAPTVTKRRSKLLRNRAVQRFLESTSGLIGLGITVFIVLAALLAPVLNPYDAASARDYAARLQGPSMAHWFGADGLGRDILTLVWYGLRTSLVIGLVSVLIGLLIGVGLGLAAGYFRGWIETVVGWVTDVMLAFPSILLAIAVVTVTGPSVISVMVAVGIVQIPKFIRLTRSMVLSLREQEFVQTVRAFGAKPPRIVFLHILPASLAPLVVQATLAIGTATLEAAGLGFLGLGAQPPTPELGTMLSDAFKGGYSLSAPWTIVFPGLFITLTVLAFNLLGDGLRDALDPKGSH, encoded by the coding sequence ATGGCGATCGCTCCTCCTCCTGCGCCCACGGTAACAAAACGTCGATCCAAACTTCTTCGGAACCGGGCGGTGCAAAGATTTCTCGAATCGACCTCTGGGTTGATTGGGTTGGGAATTACCGTGTTCATTGTCTTGGCAGCGCTTTTGGCACCTGTGCTTAACCCTTACGATGCGGCTTCTGCTAGAGATTACGCTGCTAGGTTACAAGGTCCGAGTATGGCGCACTGGTTTGGCGCAGATGGGCTAGGTCGAGATATTTTGACGCTGGTTTGGTACGGGCTTAGAACCTCACTTGTGATTGGTCTTGTTTCGGTTCTTATTGGTTTGTTGATTGGTGTGGGTTTAGGGCTAGCTGCTGGCTACTTTAGGGGTTGGATAGAAACGGTCGTTGGCTGGGTGACCGATGTAATGCTGGCGTTTCCGTCTATCTTGCTAGCGATCGCCGTGGTCACCGTCACTGGCCCTAGCGTCATCAGCGTTATGGTGGCCGTTGGTATTGTTCAAATCCCCAAGTTTATTCGACTTACTCGCAGCATGGTGTTGTCTTTGCGTGAGCAGGAGTTTGTTCAAACCGTTCGTGCTTTTGGCGCTAAACCCCCGCGAATTGTCTTTCTACATATCTTACCTGCTAGCTTGGCCCCTCTGGTCGTTCAAGCCACCCTTGCGATTGGTACGGCTACACTTGAGGCAGCCGGACTGGGCTTTTTGGGATTGGGTGCGCAGCCTCCCACTCCTGAGCTAGGCACCATGCTTTCAGATGCGTTTAAGGGAGGATATTCGCTTTCGGCCCCTTGGACGATTGTGTTCCCAGGATTGTTCATCACCTTGACTGTGCTAGCTTTTAACCTGCTAGGTGATGGACTTAGAGACGCGCTTGATCCCAAAGGTAGTCACTAG
- a CDS encoding TVP38/TMEM64 family protein, with protein MNKRIGRILQFVAIALLVVMAVVLINQYGMATLRAQVERMGVWAPVGLFVLRFSSVVIPALPGTAYSIAAGGLLGFQQGLFVVCLSDLLSCSLSFWLSRRYGRSLVSRLVGKRFMDRVDRLSQRHLEQNFFLMTAFLMSGFFDFVAYGVGLAKAPWKKFFPALVLSIAISNPPIVAVGASALEGGKILLFLALLGVFGLALIAGWVRRHEKPVEIEQR; from the coding sequence TTGAACAAGCGGATAGGAAGAATTCTCCAGTTTGTAGCGATCGCACTACTAGTCGTGATGGCGGTCGTGCTAATCAATCAGTACGGCATGGCAACGCTACGAGCCCAGGTTGAACGGATGGGCGTTTGGGCACCAGTAGGCTTGTTCGTACTGCGATTTAGCAGCGTCGTCATTCCAGCGCTGCCTGGAACGGCCTACTCAATTGCGGCAGGTGGACTGTTGGGCTTTCAGCAAGGATTATTTGTGGTTTGTCTGTCTGACCTACTTTCTTGTTCGCTAAGCTTTTGGCTGTCTCGTCGCTATGGGCGATCGCTAGTGAGTCGTTTAGTTGGCAAACGGTTCATGGACAGGGTCGATAGACTAAGTCAGCGACATCTAGAACAAAACTTCTTCTTGATGACAGCTTTTCTGATGTCGGGCTTTTTTGACTTTGTAGCGTATGGGGTAGGCTTAGCTAAGGCACCCTGGAAAAAGTTTTTCCCGGCCCTAGTACTCAGTATCGCTATCTCGAACCCACCTATCGTAGCGGTAGGTGCGAGCGCTTTAGAAGGCGGAAAGATTCTGTTGTTTCTTGCTCTTTTGGGTGTGTTTGGGCTAGCGCTGATTGCTGGATGGGTAAGGCGACATGAAAAACCTGTTGAGATTGAACAGCGGTAA
- a CDS encoding element excision factor XisH family protein, producing the protein MGRYMLYRLLLDQVDLDHRLYLAVSDLDYGQILSEPIGELVISELPSNLIVIDSVTQRRG; encoded by the coding sequence ATCGGTCGGTATATGCTCTATCGTCTACTGCTCGATCAAGTTGACCTAGATCACCGTCTCTACCTGGCAGTTAGTGATTTGGACTATGGGCAAATTTTGAGCGAGCCTATTGGAGAGCTTGTCATTAGCGAGCTACCATCAAATTTGATTGTCATTGATTCTGTTACCCAACGGCGGGGATGA
- a CDS encoding di-heme oxidoredictase family protein, with protein sequence MAEDGLDPRLEAQILENRTELSAGEYATSFKFTRTAFAQPIPNLDRRRRRVFSFGDRLFNTQWVQAPGSVASLDGLGPLFNRNSCAGCHIRDGRGRPPIAGETRMLSKLIRLSIPGENAQGGPLPHPVYGAQLQEQGILGVSAEGKTQITWTQETGQFTDGTDFSLRKPSYKFTELGYGPLGDDVLFSPRVSPAVFGLGLLENIPEADIVQQADPEDLDGDGISGRPNYVWSEESQTKMLGRLGWKANEPTLKQQIAGAFNGDIGLTTPLFENNSCSESQADCQEAATLGDPPDVSGEFLDKITTYLSLLAVPARRNVEGALEQQGERLFYQGQCASCHLPQQLTGNSSVHEEHNNQTIHAYTDLLLHDMGPALSDMRPDFEASGQEWRTPPLWGIGLVETTNNHTFYLHDGRARNLLEAILWHDGEAHEAKEFVRQLDEDDRDALVAFVASL encoded by the coding sequence ATGGCGGAAGATGGTCTAGATCCCCGGTTAGAAGCTCAGATTTTAGAAAACCGGACAGAACTCTCCGCTGGTGAATATGCCACTAGCTTCAAGTTCACCAGAACAGCGTTTGCACAGCCCATTCCAAATCTGGATCGACGGCGGCGGCGGGTGTTTTCCTTTGGCGATCGCCTATTTAATACCCAGTGGGTACAAGCGCCGGGGTCTGTCGCCAGTTTGGATGGCCTCGGTCCATTGTTTAACCGCAATTCTTGCGCGGGTTGCCACATTCGCGATGGTCGAGGCAGGCCCCCGATTGCGGGCGAAACGCGCATGCTCTCTAAGCTCATTCGGCTGAGTATTCCGGGTGAGAATGCGCAAGGGGGTCCCCTACCGCACCCCGTTTACGGCGCTCAGCTACAAGAGCAAGGCATTTTAGGCGTGAGCGCCGAGGGAAAAACTCAAATCACTTGGACGCAAGAGACGGGTCAGTTTACCGATGGCACGGACTTTTCACTACGCAAACCGAGCTATAAGTTCACCGAGTTGGGCTATGGCCCCTTGGGAGACGATGTGCTGTTTTCTCCGCGGGTTTCGCCTGCTGTCTTCGGATTGGGACTCTTAGAAAACATTCCAGAAGCAGATATTGTGCAACAAGCTGATCCCGAAGATCTAGATGGAGATGGCATTTCTGGGCGACCCAACTATGTTTGGAGTGAAGAATCTCAAACTAAAATGCTCGGTCGCTTGGGCTGGAAGGCCAATGAACCCACACTAAAACAACAGATTGCCGGTGCCTTTAATGGAGATATTGGTCTCACGACGCCGCTATTCGAGAACAATAGCTGTAGTGAGTCACAAGCAGACTGTCAAGAAGCAGCAACCCTTGGCGACCCGCCAGATGTGAGCGGCGAATTTCTCGATAAAATCACCACTTACCTCAGTTTGCTGGCTGTCCCGGCTCGGCGCAATGTCGAGGGTGCCCTAGAGCAACAAGGTGAACGCTTGTTTTACCAAGGGCAGTGTGCGAGCTGCCACTTGCCTCAGCAGTTGACTGGCAACAGTTCTGTTCATGAGGAACACAACAACCAAACCATTCACGCTTACACCGATCTGTTGCTTCACGATATGGGCCCGGCGCTGAGTGATATGCGCCCTGACTTTGAAGCGAGCGGGCAAGAGTGGCGTACGCCACCACTGTGGGGCATTGGCTTGGTCGAAACTACGAATAACCACACCTTTTATCTGCACGATGGCCGGGCCCGCAACCTTTTGGAAGCTATCCTCTGGCATGATGGTGAAGCTCACGAGGCAAAAGAATTTGTACGTCAGCTCGACGAGGATGATCGCGACGCGCTAGTAGCTTTTGTGGCTTCGCTCTAG
- a CDS encoding imelysin family protein: MPLQSRFPHFGIALIVSASLAVAVSPSVKAVTPTVAPTVAPAADPLLAQAGDLTPYIESYAELVYRTYRSSKADAVMMQRAIATFLDNPNVDTHQAAKAAWTEARQSYLQTEAFRFYEGPIDFIDLETGEEGPEGRINAWPMNEAFIDYVQGKADSGVINDPSFEISTANVLENDQVSDEADVTTGWHAIEFLLWGQDFNADGPGQRSYEDFVAGKGNNDRRREYLNLVTDQLIEDLTFLETEWQPGSDNYRAEFVAQDPQETLGKVLTSLATLSAFEMASERMAVSLDSGDQEDEHSCFSDTTYQDFVFNAAGIRNVYFADYGDYQGIGLDELLASVAPELNQQMIAALDQTQTTIAQISTPFDQVLVSPPGSEERAVVESAIVALEDQAELIVEVGSALGVEAEILAE; this comes from the coding sequence ATGCCTCTTCAATCGCGCTTCCCTCATTTCGGTATTGCACTTATTGTCTCTGCATCCCTGGCTGTAGCAGTTTCTCCATCTGTAAAGGCAGTGACGCCTACCGTCGCCCCTACCGTCGCCCCTGCCGCCGACCCTCTGCTTGCTCAAGCGGGTGACCTCACGCCTTACATCGAGAGCTACGCAGAATTGGTCTACCGCACTTACAGGAGCTCTAAGGCCGATGCTGTGATGATGCAAAGGGCGATCGCCACATTCCTAGACAATCCCAACGTCGACACTCACCAAGCTGCCAAAGCCGCTTGGACAGAAGCTCGCCAAAGTTACCTACAAACCGAAGCTTTCCGTTTCTATGAAGGGCCTATCGACTTTATCGATCTCGAAACGGGCGAAGAAGGCCCAGAAGGTCGCATCAATGCTTGGCCCATGAACGAAGCTTTTATTGACTATGTGCAGGGCAAGGCAGATAGCGGTGTGATCAACGACCCAAGCTTTGAGATTTCTACCGCTAACGTCCTAGAAAACGATCAGGTCTCTGACGAAGCCGACGTCACCACCGGCTGGCATGCCATCGAATTTTTACTTTGGGGTCAAGATTTCAATGCTGACGGCCCTGGGCAGCGCAGCTATGAAGACTTTGTCGCAGGCAAAGGCAATAACGATCGCCGCCGCGAATACCTCAACCTGGTCACTGATCAGCTAATTGAAGATTTAACCTTTCTCGAAACGGAGTGGCAGCCGGGTAGTGATAACTACCGGGCCGAATTTGTCGCTCAAGATCCCCAAGAGACGTTAGGGAAGGTTTTAACATCCTTAGCTACTTTGAGCGCCTTTGAAATGGCTTCGGAACGGATGGCTGTTTCTCTAGATAGCGGCGATCAAGAAGATGAGCATTCCTGCTTTAGCGATACCACTTACCAGGACTTTGTGTTTAACGCGGCTGGCATTCGCAATGTCTACTTCGCTGACTATGGCGATTATCAGGGCATCGGTCTTGATGAGCTGCTAGCGAGCGTCGCTCCCGAGCTAAATCAACAGATGATCGCAGCCTTAGATCAAACTCAGACGACTATCGCTCAAATCTCTACACCTTTCGACCAAGTGCTGGTCTCCCCCCCTGGCAGCGAGGAGCGTGCTGTAGTGGAATCAGCGATAGTCGCTTTAGAAGATCAAGCTGAGCTGATTGTAGAGGTTGGCTCTGCGCTCGGTGTAGAAGCGGAGATTCTGGCTGAGTAA
- a CDS encoding sulfotransferase, with translation MTAMSNPTPKLSQIRRNLGYQIGMLGFPRLRNLLRVAHYTVGIHPKYLLRLLWMITSSFVSWPLRLAEKLFYGRKIAQTQIKHSPIFMIGHWRSGTTYLHNLMTQAPRFGYFSMYQAIAPDCSLIGHQWLRQLQ, from the coding sequence ATGACTGCAATGAGCAATCCAACACCTAAGCTCTCACAAATACGTCGCAATCTAGGTTATCAGATCGGCATGCTTGGATTTCCCCGGCTGCGCAACCTTCTGCGAGTCGCCCACTATACGGTTGGGATTCACCCCAAGTATCTGTTGCGTTTGCTATGGATGATAACGTCTAGCTTCGTGAGCTGGCCACTGCGGCTCGCTGAAAAACTCTTCTACGGCCGTAAGATCGCTCAGACTCAGATAAAGCACTCACCTATTTTTATGATTGGCCACTGGCGTAGCGGCACGACCTATCTGCACAATCTCATGACCCAAGCTCCTCGCTTTGGATACTTCTCAATGTATCAAGCTATTGCGCCCGATTGCTCTCTGATTGGTCACCAGTGGCTGCGGCAACTCCAATAA
- a CDS encoding calcium-binding protein, whose amino-acid sequence MNSFLTLLVNEIVGSLFKDAPTIDDLGDIFIGGNGDDNLQGGDRDDIFLTSGGDDTVLGGDGTDVVFAGNGNDIVIGQTGDDVAFLGSGDDRFIWNNGDGSDFIKGGAGFDITEVNGADGAGDEFDLRAVDGQAIFNRLNLGLFTLTNEKIEQFEINGQGGDDSLTVGDLSGSGVKKVVFSGGKGNDVLDARESSTTLKAFGGKGDDLLQGGSAEDTFLAGGGDDLVVGQRGDDTAYLQGGDDRFIWNNGDGSDFINGGRGFDITEVNGADGAGDEFDLRQVGRQTIFNRLNLRLFTLTNNKIEQFEINGQGGDDSLTVDDLSSKVQKVIFSGGDGNDVLDARESSTTLEAFGGEGDDLLQGGSAEDTFFAGGGDDIVVGQRGDDTAYLEDGDDRFIWNNGDGSDFINGGADFDVTQVNGADVAGDEFDLRAVDGQAIFNRFNLGLFTLTNEEVEQFEINGQGGDDSFTVGDLTGGGVQSVLFSGGDGNDFLNGSGTATPITADGGAGDDILIGGDGDDILIGGDGADLLIGAGGNDILIGGGGSDLFGFDTGAAFNAADIGTNMIQNFESTDSIVLDATIFTALTSKIGGGLSASEFAVVDSVEAAAVSDALIVYGANTGHLYYNSNGADAEFGGGAQFATIEGAPTLDANSFVVQA is encoded by the coding sequence ATGAACAGCTTTCTAACGCTTCTGGTAAACGAAATTGTAGGTAGCCTGTTTAAAGACGCCCCTACAATCGACGATCTCGGTGACATCTTTATTGGTGGCAACGGAGATGATAATCTTCAAGGTGGCGATAGAGACGATATCTTCCTGACGAGCGGCGGTGACGATACTGTCTTAGGTGGCGATGGCACCGATGTCGTTTTTGCCGGCAATGGCAACGATATTGTGATTGGTCAAACTGGCGATGATGTCGCCTTTTTAGGGAGTGGTGATGACCGCTTTATTTGGAACAACGGTGACGGTAGTGACTTCATCAAAGGTGGCGCAGGCTTTGACATTACCGAAGTGAACGGTGCCGACGGTGCTGGCGATGAGTTTGACTTGCGCGCAGTTGACGGTCAGGCCATTTTTAATCGACTCAATCTAGGACTTTTCACCCTGACTAACGAAAAGATTGAGCAGTTTGAGATTAATGGCCAAGGCGGTGATGACTCACTGACAGTGGGCGACCTCAGCGGCAGCGGGGTTAAAAAAGTTGTCTTCTCAGGCGGCAAAGGCAACGATGTATTAGACGCCAGAGAAAGTTCTACCACTCTCAAGGCTTTTGGGGGGAAAGGCGACGATTTGTTGCAGGGTGGCTCTGCCGAAGATACGTTTCTTGCAGGTGGTGGTGATGACCTCGTTGTAGGTCAACGGGGGGATGATACTGCTTACCTACAAGGTGGTGATGACCGCTTTATTTGGAATAACGGTGACGGCAGTGACTTCATTAACGGTGGTAGAGGCTTTGACATTACCGAAGTGAATGGTGCCGACGGTGCTGGCGATGAGTTTGACTTGCGTCAAGTTGGCAGACAAACCATTTTTAATCGACTCAATCTGAGGCTATTTACCCTAACCAACAATAAGATTGAACAGTTTGAGATTAATGGCCAAGGCGGTGATGACTCACTAACAGTGGACGATCTCAGCAGCAAGGTTCAAAAAGTTATCTTCTCGGGCGGCGACGGCAATGATGTGTTAGACGCCAGAGAAAGCTCGACCACCCTTGAGGCTTTTGGGGGTGAAGGTGACGATCTGTTGCAGGGCGGCTCTGCCGAAGATACGTTTTTCGCAGGCGGCGGTGATGACATCGTTGTGGGTCAACGGGGGGATGATACCGCCTACTTAGAAGACGGTGATGACCGCTTTATCTGGAATAACGGTGACGGTAGTGACTTCATCAACGGTGGCGCAGACTTTGATGTTACCCAAGTTAACGGTGCTGACGTTGCTGGCGATGAGTTTGACTTGCGCGCAGTTGACGGTCAGGCTATTTTCAATCGATTCAATCTGGGGCTATTTACCTTAACTAACGAAGAGGTTGAGCAGTTTGAAATTAATGGCCAAGGCGGTGATGACTCATTTACAGTGGGTGACCTCACTGGCGGCGGGGTTCAATCCGTTCTCTTCTCAGGCGGCGACGGCAATGATTTTCTGAATGGTAGTGGTACGGCCACACCGATTACTGCTGATGGGGGTGCTGGTGACGACATTCTTATCGGCGGTGACGGTGACGATATTCTTATCGGCGGCGACGGTGCTGACTTGTTGATTGGTGCTGGCGGTAATGACATTCTTATTGGCGGTGGTGGTTCCGATTTGTTTGGCTTTGATACCGGCGCGGCCTTTAATGCAGCAGATATTGGGACAAATATGATCCAAAACTTCGAGAGCACTGACAGCATTGTGCTCGATGCCACGATCTTTACCGCGTTGACCAGCAAAATTGGCGGGGGGTTATCCGCCAGTGAGTTCGCCGTTGTCGATAGCGTAGAAGCCGCTGCCGTAAGCGATGCCCTAATTGTTTATGGCGCAAATACGGGTCACTTGTATTACAACTCGAACGGTGCTGACGCAGAATTTGGCGGCGGTGCTCAGTTTGCCACTATCGAAGGCGCGCCCACACTGGATGCTAATAGCTTTGTTGTTCAGGCATAA
- a CDS encoding methionine biosynthesis protein MetW, producing the protein MLSSATMPASPKNLSLAKLSLDSLLAQIGIFLKACPKVTLEWSLRVGAGTMSDGDRMTCWVEKSEEAESQESLESFASVAQLLKAIAAPPSVQTIQETQSPISVRQGISVALTDHGTEHGIEWRLYLHTREPNATDRYRSWRWRSVASGSDSGSDSEQTAVQTDHYGFYFLPATPTGETPVELVHPLFVDAVQQLVQHERLRSMSGFWLRHRGDQVLQVDLIYPWYPRVSEFDSTLRSLVTAIGGSDAWIATYADYPLRHIAFNGKDRGPGFTLYFSAPMDIGSNMGWPHTLQTLKERVCTHSQKIQQHMEQTLFSRLPARTTGLAKTTDPRISVGKFYDTQHIDLWRQVLGHKMHYHFGLFEDCQQLPHEDDAIDAAFNRAVSELYPFIPRGSRVYDIGCGWGGPALQLQVERGCQVEGITISKTQAQYCTAQGLQVRHENVEETLPPGYFDCMIMMESLCHIQNKLRLLKSLRLFGKKLVIRAHCQDRHPTSRNFGGTMLMNSSPQLRSLVEQAGWNIVHWQNRRLESMPSVLVWQRRLRSIPPSDDRHLETLRDFCNRVVTHWDKWGESNPLIELVAE; encoded by the coding sequence ATGTTGTCCTCCGCTACGATGCCAGCTTCTCCTAAGAATCTGTCTTTGGCGAAGCTGTCTTTGGATAGTTTGCTGGCACAAATAGGCATATTCCTGAAAGCTTGTCCAAAGGTGACTTTGGAATGGTCGCTGAGAGTTGGAGCGGGGACAATGTCTGATGGCGATCGCATGACCTGTTGGGTAGAGAAAAGCGAAGAAGCGGAAAGTCAGGAGTCGCTAGAGAGCTTTGCCAGCGTTGCCCAATTGCTGAAAGCGATCGCAGCCCCACCTTCTGTTCAAACCATACAGGAAACGCAATCACCCATCTCCGTGAGACAGGGCATCAGCGTTGCTCTAACAGATCATGGGACAGAGCATGGAATTGAGTGGCGTCTCTATTTACATACTCGCGAGCCAAACGCCACAGACCGTTACCGATCATGGCGATGGCGATCTGTAGCGTCTGGCTCAGACTCGGGCTCAGACTCTGAGCAGACAGCCGTGCAGACGGATCACTATGGGTTTTATTTTTTGCCCGCAACCCCCACCGGAGAGACCCCTGTAGAGTTAGTGCATCCGCTCTTTGTGGATGCGGTGCAGCAATTAGTACAACACGAACGGCTACGAAGCATGTCGGGATTCTGGCTACGCCACCGGGGTGATCAGGTACTACAGGTGGATTTAATTTATCCCTGGTATCCTCGGGTGTCTGAGTTTGATTCGACATTGCGATCGCTTGTCACTGCTATAGGTGGATCAGACGCTTGGATAGCAACATACGCAGACTATCCGCTTCGGCATATTGCCTTTAACGGAAAAGACCGAGGGCCAGGGTTTACGCTCTATTTTTCAGCGCCTATGGATATAGGTTCCAACATGGGTTGGCCCCATACATTGCAAACACTAAAAGAGCGAGTATGCACTCACAGTCAAAAAATACAGCAGCATATGGAACAGACCTTATTCTCTAGGCTACCAGCTAGAACAACAGGGTTGGCTAAAACAACAGATCCTCGGATATCGGTAGGGAAATTTTACGATACACAGCACATCGATCTATGGCGTCAGGTGTTAGGTCACAAGATGCATTATCACTTTGGCCTTTTTGAGGATTGCCAACAGTTGCCCCACGAGGATGATGCTATTGATGCAGCATTTAATCGGGCAGTGAGCGAGCTGTATCCTTTTATCCCTAGAGGTAGCCGCGTTTATGACATTGGCTGTGGTTGGGGTGGTCCCGCCCTGCAGCTGCAGGTAGAACGAGGCTGCCAAGTGGAGGGCATCACTATCAGCAAAACACAAGCACAGTACTGCACAGCACAAGGGCTACAGGTGCGTCATGAGAACGTAGAAGAGACATTGCCGCCAGGATATTTTGACTGCATGATTATGATGGAGTCCCTCTGCCACATCCAGAATAAGCTGCGTTTATTGAAGAGCCTACGGCTGTTTGGCAAGAAATTAGTCATTCGAGCACATTGTCAGGATCGTCACCCTACAAGTCGAAACTTTGGGGGGACGATGCTAATGAACAGTTCACCGCAGCTGCGCTCTTTGGTAGAGCAGGCAGGGTGGAATATTGTCCATTGGCAAAATCGTCGCCTGGAATCAATGCCGTCAGTCTTAGTCTGGCAGCGACGGCTACGGTCAATCCCCCCGAGCGATGATCGACATTTGGAGACATTACGAGATTTTTGTAATCGGGTCGTGACCCATTGGGATAAATGGGGTGAGTCTAATCCATTGATTGAGCTGGTAGCTGAGTAA
- a CDS encoding Nif11-like leader peptide family natural product precursor: MSVSNVHSFVEKLKDSAFRAQVAPDLLFVKEGDWTAVSQLAAQHGFEFTEDELKSQMKIYWGFFKGAGQNPELGWSDSTLSEA, from the coding sequence ATGTCAGTATCAAATGTTCATAGCTTTGTAGAGAAACTGAAAGACTCAGCGTTTCGGGCGCAGGTTGCTCCAGATCTGTTGTTTGTAAAAGAAGGAGACTGGACGGCGGTTAGCCAACTAGCGGCCCAACATGGGTTTGAGTTTACTGAAGATGAATTAAAGTCCCAAATGAAGATCTACTGGGGATTTTTCAAAGGTGCAGGCCAAAACCCTGAGTTAGGCTGGAGTGATTCTACGCTATCGGAGGCTTGA